A portion of the Acidisoma sp. PAMC 29798 genome contains these proteins:
- a CDS encoding tyrosine-type recombinase/integrase, with the protein MQLHTIDGARKYLTAGEREAFLKAAEKSDRDIRTLCMTLAYAGCRLSEGLALTVDRIDLAAGVLVFESLKKRRPGIYRAVPVPPALLEALDMVHGIRELQGKRDKGRGIRLWSWSRMTAWRQVHAVMESAGLSGPHASPKGLRHGFGVAAVSKGIPLNLVQKWLGHAQLSTTAIYADAVGAEEKDIASRMWT; encoded by the coding sequence ATGCAGCTGCATACGATCGACGGTGCCAGGAAATATCTGACCGCAGGCGAGCGGGAGGCCTTCCTGAAGGCGGCCGAGAAAAGCGACCGCGATATCCGCACCCTCTGCATGACCCTCGCTTATGCCGGGTGCCGGCTGTCCGAAGGACTGGCCTTGACCGTTGATCGCATCGATCTCGCCGCTGGCGTCCTGGTGTTCGAGAGCCTTAAGAAGCGGCGACCCGGCATTTATCGCGCTGTGCCCGTGCCGCCGGCTCTCCTTGAGGCCCTCGATATGGTGCACGGCATTCGTGAGCTTCAGGGCAAGCGCGACAAGGGGCGCGGCATCCGCCTCTGGTCCTGGAGCCGGATGACCGCCTGGCGTCAGGTGCACGCTGTCATGGAGAGTGCCGGCCTTTCGGGACCGCACGCTTCGCCGAAAGGGTTGCGGCATGGCTTTGGGGTAGCGGCTGTCTCTAAAGGCATTCCTCTTAACCTGGTGCAGAAATGGCTGGGCCATGCCCAGCTTTCCACCACGGCGATCTATGCCGACGCCGTGGGCGCAGAGGAAAAGGACATCGCCAGCCGGATGTGGACTTGA
- a CDS encoding DUF262 domain-containing protein — protein MLKDEIEKAKRSVITDTVQATIGEIATMYTSSELNILPEFQRLFRWSGERKSNFVESILIGIPIPPVFVFENPDGTWELIDGLQRISTILEFMGVLRDPDSDNFRRSKLLDTKYLPSLAGVVWNKETDEETGLDKSLQLFFRRHRVDFQILKHPSDPKTKFDLFQRLNRGGAYANEQEVRTCSMVLANPAFTKRLRLFSDQEEFQKLFRITSDQKLKQDGLEYAVRLVVHTYEDFSKGTDVQEFLDQAILRVIDGHSEEEVMERLGWTIDILWRLLGADALIPPEERAAGIAARFSLRALEGIVVGLARNKDSILALPSPETFIREKIGEFWKQPEVSWMSTPGLRGTVRLQRTLPFGAKWFNPNA, from the coding sequence ATGCTCAAAGATGAGATCGAGAAAGCCAAAAGATCAGTCATCACCGACACCGTTCAAGCCACGATTGGCGAGATCGCAACTATGTACACCTCTTCCGAGCTGAACATCCTTCCCGAGTTCCAACGCTTATTCAGATGGAGTGGAGAGCGTAAATCGAATTTTGTCGAGTCTATATTGATCGGAATTCCGATTCCCCCAGTCTTCGTCTTTGAAAACCCAGATGGAACCTGGGAGCTGATCGACGGTCTGCAAAGAATCTCGACGATTCTAGAGTTCATGGGAGTATTGAGGGACCCAGATTCAGACAACTTTCGTCGCTCGAAGCTGCTTGATACAAAATATCTGCCGTCTCTAGCTGGGGTTGTCTGGAATAAAGAGACCGATGAAGAAACGGGGCTAGACAAATCATTACAACTGTTCTTTCGCCGACACCGAGTGGATTTCCAGATTCTGAAGCATCCAAGTGACCCAAAAACGAAATTCGATCTGTTTCAACGCCTAAATCGAGGAGGCGCCTATGCGAATGAACAGGAGGTCAGAACTTGTTCGATGGTACTCGCAAACCCGGCGTTCACGAAAAGGCTCCGCCTATTCTCAGATCAGGAGGAGTTCCAAAAACTCTTTAGAATCACATCAGATCAAAAACTTAAGCAAGATGGATTGGAATATGCTGTTCGTCTGGTTGTCCATACTTACGAAGATTTTTCAAAAGGAACCGACGTACAAGAGTTCTTGGACCAAGCCATTCTGAGGGTCATAGATGGGCATTCCGAGGAAGAGGTGATGGAAAGGCTCGGTTGGACAATAGATATCCTTTGGCGTCTACTGGGAGCCGACGCGCTGATCCCTCCCGAAGAAAGAGCCGCGGGTATTGCAGCTCGTTTCTCCCTGCGTGCGCTTGAAGGAATCGTGGTGGGTTTAGCTCGCAACAAAGACAGCATCCTCGCGCTCCCGTCTCCTGAAACATTTATAAGGGAAAAGATTGGTGAGTTCTGGAAGCAGCCGGAGGTTTCGTGGATGAGCACTCCCGGCCTCCGTGGCACTGTCAGGTTGCAGCGTACACTGCCATTTGGTGCAAAGTGGTTCAATCCAAATGCCTAA
- a CDS encoding MerR family transcriptional regulator has product MNIGELAWAADTKAETIRYYERIGLFPSPPRTAGNYRDYSAEHVSRLTFTRRARNLGFSIEQVRTLLTLADDKGQSCEAVDAIAREHLADVKRKLADLLALRRELDSLIGQCRHGTVADCRIIEALAPASA; this is encoded by the coding sequence ATGAACATCGGAGAGCTTGCGTGGGCGGCTGACACCAAGGCGGAAACGATCCGATATTATGAGCGCATCGGCCTCTTTCCCTCCCCACCCCGCACGGCAGGCAACTACCGCGACTATTCAGCCGAGCATGTCAGCCGCCTTACCTTCACGCGCCGCGCGCGCAACCTCGGCTTTTCCATCGAGCAGGTTAGAACACTGCTCACCCTTGCCGACGACAAAGGGCAATCGTGCGAAGCGGTGGACGCGATAGCCCGCGAGCACCTTGCAGACGTGAAGCGCAAGCTGGCCGACCTTTTGGCGCTGCGGCGAGAACTGGATTCCCTCATCGGGCAATGCCGTCATGGCACCGTAGCTGATTGCCGCATCATTGAGGCTCTGGCTCCGGCCAGCGCATAA
- the arsC gene encoding arsenate reductase (glutaredoxin) (This arsenate reductase requires both glutathione and glutaredoxin to convert arsenate to arsenite, after which the efflux transporter formed by ArsA and ArsB can extrude the arsenite from the cell, providing resistance.), whose product MTVTIYHNPACGTSRNVLALIRNSGEEPHVIEYMKTPPSRAELVELIARMGIPVRELLRRKGTPYDELKLDDSTLTDGQLLDAMMAHPVLINRPIVVTPDAVKLCRPSETVLDILPNPQRGAFSKEDGEAVVDAGGKRVASPAP is encoded by the coding sequence ATGACAGTCACCATTTATCATAACCCAGCCTGCGGCACGTCGCGGAACGTCCTCGCCCTGATCCGCAACAGCGGCGAGGAACCGCACGTCATCGAGTATATGAAAACCCCGCCCAGCCGCGCCGAACTGGTGGAGCTGATCGCCCGCATGGGAATCCCGGTGCGCGAATTGCTGCGCCGGAAAGGGACGCCCTACGATGAACTGAAGCTGGACGATTCCACCCTGACGGACGGCCAGTTGCTTGACGCGATGATGGCGCACCCGGTCCTCATCAACCGCCCGATTGTCGTGACCCCCGATGCCGTGAAGCTGTGCCGCCCGTCTGAAACGGTGCTGGACATTCTTCCCAATCCGCAACGCGGCGCGTTCTCGAAAGAGGATGGCGAGGCGGTCGTGGATGCTGGCGGCAAGCGTGTCGCGAGTCCCGCGCCATGA
- a CDS encoding ArsR/SmtB family transcription factor, with protein MEKSDAIAALAALAQDSRLDVFRLLVQAGTDGLPAGQIGERLGLPSATLSFHLNQLKQAGLVTFRREGRSLIYMAEYDAMNALLGYLTENCCQGDPAGCGIGACDGSTLIATKEGTRQ; from the coding sequence ATGGAGAAATCAGACGCCATAGCCGCCTTGGCGGCACTCGCACAGGATTCCCGCCTCGATGTGTTCCGCCTACTCGTGCAGGCGGGGACCGACGGGCTGCCTGCCGGTCAGATCGGCGAACGGCTGGGCCTGCCCTCGGCAACCCTGTCGTTTCACCTGAACCAGCTCAAGCAGGCGGGCCTCGTCACCTTCCGGCGTGAGGGGCGGTCCCTGATCTACATGGCCGAATACGATGCCATGAATGCCCTGCTCGGCTACCTGACCGAAAACTGTTGCCAGGGCGATCCTGCGGGCTGCGGCATCGGTGCCTGCGACGGCTCCACGCTCATCGCCACCAAGGAAGGAACCCGCCAATGA
- a CDS encoding heavy metal translocating P-type ATPase translates to MDDHAHDSHTGRHSCCGGSHSTSTPADSQAQRVKDPVCGMMVDPLKTDHKAEHDGKTYFFCSAGCRTKFMADPAKYLNLEPRQAEKVPAGAMYTCPMHPQIRQVGPGSCPICGMTLEPVTVTADAPPNHELANMSRRFWIGLALTLPVFVLEMGGHIPALGLNALVPPHISTWVQFALSTPVVLWAGWPFFVRGGASVINRSLNMFSLIALGTGASYLYSLVAAFAPGVFPAGFHDMGGMVPVYFEPAAVIVVLVLLGQVLELRARDQTGGAIRALLNLAPKTALRVKAGSDDQEIPLDQVHVGDMLRVRPGSGVPVDGVVTDGKSAVDESMVTGESMPAAKEAGAKLIGGTVNGTGSLVMRADKIGSDTMLARIVQMVAEAQRSRAPIQRMADIVASYFVPAVLVIAVLSFIAWAVWGPAPALAYALIAAVSVLIIACPCALGLATPMSIGVGVGKGAGAGVLIKSAEALERMEKVDTLVVDKTGTLTEGKPKVTAVVPASGFAENDILTMAASLERSSEHPLAAAIVAASRERGLTIADPTNFASVTGKGVTGKVGGRIVALGNRALMDSLGIPFADLNGQADGLRSNGATALFMAIDGKPGAVIAIADPIKASTPAALKKLHADGIRIVMLTGDNARTAEAVGRTLGIKEVQGDVLPEDKHRIVRQLKTEGRTVAMAGDGVNDAPALAEADVGIAMGTGTEVAIQSAGITLVKGDLMGIARARVLSRMTMRNIRQNLIFAFAYNVIGIPVAAGVLYPAFGILLSPIIAALAMSLSSVSVIGNALRLRSAQL, encoded by the coding sequence ATGGACGATCACGCTCACGACTCTCACACCGGGCGGCATAGCTGTTGCGGCGGCAGCCACAGCACATCTACGCCAGCGGATTCTCAGGCGCAGCGGGTCAAGGACCCGGTTTGCGGAATGATGGTCGATCCGCTCAAGACGGACCACAAGGCGGAGCATGACGGGAAGACTTATTTCTTCTGCTCGGCCGGCTGTCGCACCAAGTTCATGGCCGACCCCGCGAAATACCTGAACCTGGAACCACGCCAGGCGGAAAAAGTGCCGGCCGGCGCGATGTACACATGCCCGATGCACCCGCAAATCCGGCAGGTTGGGCCGGGAAGCTGTCCCATCTGCGGGATGACCCTGGAGCCGGTCACGGTTACCGCCGATGCGCCACCCAACCACGAGCTGGCGAACATGTCGCGCCGGTTCTGGATCGGCCTTGCCCTGACGCTGCCTGTTTTCGTGCTGGAAATGGGGGGCCACATACCCGCCCTTGGCCTGAACGCGCTTGTTCCGCCCCACATCTCGACGTGGGTGCAGTTTGCTCTCTCCACGCCCGTCGTTCTATGGGCGGGCTGGCCCTTTTTCGTGCGCGGCGGGGCCTCTGTCATCAACCGCAGCCTCAACATGTTCAGCCTGATCGCGCTCGGAACCGGGGCGTCTTACCTCTACAGCCTGGTCGCGGCGTTCGCGCCTGGCGTTTTCCCTGCCGGCTTCCATGACATGGGTGGCATGGTCCCGGTCTATTTCGAGCCGGCCGCCGTCATCGTCGTGCTGGTGCTGCTCGGCCAGGTGCTGGAGCTGCGCGCCCGCGACCAGACCGGCGGCGCGATCCGCGCCCTCCTGAACCTCGCGCCGAAAACCGCGCTGCGGGTGAAGGCCGGCAGCGACGATCAGGAAATCCCGCTCGATCAGGTGCATGTCGGCGACATGCTGAGGGTGCGTCCGGGAAGCGGCGTGCCGGTCGATGGTGTCGTGACCGACGGCAAGAGCGCCGTCGATGAATCCATGGTGACGGGCGAGTCCATGCCGGCCGCGAAGGAGGCCGGCGCAAAACTGATCGGCGGCACGGTCAACGGCACCGGCTCCCTGGTTATGCGGGCCGACAAGATCGGCTCAGATACGATGCTGGCCCGTATCGTCCAGATGGTTGCCGAGGCGCAGCGCAGCCGCGCCCCCATTCAGCGCATGGCCGATATTGTCGCCAGTTATTTTGTCCCTGCCGTGCTGGTCATCGCCGTGCTGTCCTTCATCGCCTGGGCTGTGTGGGGTCCGGCGCCCGCACTGGCCTATGCTCTGATCGCCGCCGTCTCGGTTCTCATCATTGCCTGCCCCTGCGCACTTGGACTGGCCACGCCCATGAGCATCGGGGTTGGCGTCGGCAAAGGGGCCGGAGCTGGTGTCCTGATCAAATCCGCCGAGGCGCTTGAGCGCATGGAAAAGGTGGACACACTGGTTGTGGACAAGACCGGGACCCTGACCGAGGGCAAGCCGAAGGTCACGGCCGTGGTGCCGGCAAGCGGGTTCGCGGAGAACGATATTCTGACCATGGCCGCCAGTCTGGAGCGGTCAAGCGAGCATCCACTGGCGGCTGCCATCGTGGCGGCTTCGCGCGAGCGCGGCCTGACGATCGCAGACCCCACGAACTTCGCTTCTGTCACGGGTAAAGGCGTTACCGGCAAAGTCGGGGGCCGCATCGTGGCGCTCGGCAACAGAGCCTTAATGGATAGTCTCGGCATTCCGTTTGCCGACCTGAACGGTCAGGCCGACGGTTTGCGCAGTAACGGCGCTACAGCCCTGTTCATGGCGATTGACGGTAAGCCCGGCGCTGTCATCGCCATTGCCGACCCCATCAAGGCCAGCACGCCAGCCGCGCTCAAAAAGCTGCACGCTGACGGCATTCGCATCGTCATGCTGACGGGAGACAATGCGAGGACGGCGGAAGCGGTCGGCCGGACGCTCGGCATCAAGGAGGTTCAGGGCGACGTGCTACCCGAAGACAAGCACCGCATCGTCCGGCAACTGAAAACCGAGGGCCGCACCGTCGCCATGGCCGGCGACGGCGTGAACGACGCGCCCGCCCTCGCGGAAGCGGATGTCGGCATCGCCATGGGCACTGGCACGGAAGTGGCGATCCAGAGCGCCGGAATCACCCTGGTGAAGGGCGATCTCATGGGCATCGCCCGCGCCCGCGTCCTCAGCCGTATGACGATGCGCAACATCCGCCAGAACCTGATCTTCGCCTTTGCCTACAACGTGATCGGCATCCCGGTCGCGGCCGGGGTTCTCTACCCCGCCTTCGGCATCCTGCTCAGCCCGATCATCGCCGCCCTCGCCATGTCGCTCAGCTCGGTCTCGGTGATCGGGAATGCGCTGCGCCTGCGCAGCGCGCAGCTGTAG
- the copM gene encoding CopM family metallochaperone, translated as MKLLTTLAVLALAASPSVAMAQAMNMGANASPADKAFMSSMQTMMKNMDVKPTGNTDKDFVSMMMPHHQGAIDMAKVELEYGKDPMLRKMAADIVTAQEKEIGEMKSWQAKNTE; from the coding sequence ATGAAACTTTTGACAACCCTGGCCGTTCTGGCCCTTGCGGCATCCCCGTCCGTGGCGATGGCACAGGCGATGAATATGGGAGCCAACGCCAGCCCGGCCGACAAGGCCTTCATGTCGTCCATGCAGACGATGATGAAGAACATGGACGTGAAGCCCACAGGCAACACGGACAAGGACTTTGTCTCGATGATGATGCCCCACCATCAGGGCGCTATCGACATGGCGAAGGTGGAGCTTGAATACGGCAAGGACCCGATGCTGCGCAAAATGGCCGCCGACATCGTCACGGCGCAGGAAAAGGAAATCGGTGAAATGAAAAGCTGGCAGGCCAAAAACACCGAGTGA
- a CDS encoding cation transporter: MPCCHDSACSATANPDALNSPKWRRALWLALFINASFFVAEIVAGAAAGSASLQADALDFFGDATNYAISLGVTGMALQWRSRAAIAKGGTMIVFALWVLGNTAWHALHGTLPRAEVMGVVGIAALIANGGVAVMLYRFRTGDANMRSVWICSRNDALGNLAVVLAAMGVFGTGTGWPDVIVAAIMGGLGLWGGWQIVSQARGELRSKHLPQAVMAGE, translated from the coding sequence ATGCCCTGTTGTCACGATTCCGCCTGCTCAGCCACCGCCAACCCCGATGCACTCAACAGCCCAAAATGGCGGCGGGCGCTCTGGCTGGCGCTATTCATCAACGCTAGTTTCTTCGTTGCTGAAATTGTGGCCGGGGCGGCTGCTGGCTCTGCCTCATTACAGGCTGACGCGCTCGACTTCTTCGGAGACGCTACCAATTACGCCATCAGCCTTGGCGTCACCGGCATGGCCCTGCAATGGCGCTCTCGCGCCGCCATTGCCAAAGGCGGGACTATGATCGTCTTTGCGCTATGGGTGCTCGGCAACACGGCGTGGCACGCCCTACATGGCACGTTGCCGCGTGCCGAAGTTATGGGCGTGGTCGGCATCGCCGCCTTGATCGCAAATGGCGGCGTCGCGGTCATGCTCTATCGCTTCCGCACTGGCGACGCGAATATGCGGTCGGTGTGGATTTGTTCGCGCAATGATGCACTCGGCAATCTCGCCGTTGTCCTTGCCGCAATGGGTGTGTTCGGCACTGGCACGGGCTGGCCCGATGTGATCGTTGCGGCCATCATGGGCGGGCTGGGCTTGTGGGGAGGCTGGCAGATTGTCAGTCAGGCACGCGGTGAGCTAAGAAGCAAACACTTGCCGCAAGCCGTCATGGCGGGCGAATAG
- a CDS encoding MAE_28990/MAE_18760 family HEPN-like nuclease, which yields MPNLERYFDEIDLARIRRVKELSDIKVRFTTYAGPDPSNISSRAAIVLTYASWEGFYNECAFVYVRFLKELGKRVRETDWMLLLGTFKSEFDALRDKYHSDAARIQFVGNLQLLIECNFEDFDSGVIAAKSNLNFTRLSQNFHLLSFDLAPMQRFRIRLDQELVKWRHSVAHGDPPDLSNLDIRGHVDFAADLLIVLADGFQEAMLKRV from the coding sequence ATGCCTAATTTGGAACGCTACTTTGATGAAATTGACCTCGCGAGGATACGACGTGTCAAAGAACTGTCAGACATAAAAGTCCGGTTCACAACATATGCCGGGCCCGACCCGTCTAATATCAGTTCGCGCGCAGCAATTGTTCTAACATACGCGAGTTGGGAGGGGTTCTATAACGAATGTGCCTTTGTCTATGTCCGTTTTTTAAAAGAGTTAGGGAAGAGAGTACGTGAAACGGATTGGATGCTTCTGCTGGGCACGTTCAAGTCGGAATTTGATGCGTTGCGAGATAAGTATCATTCTGATGCCGCTCGAATACAATTCGTCGGTAACCTTCAACTTCTGATCGAGTGCAATTTTGAGGACTTTGACAGCGGCGTCATAGCAGCTAAATCAAATCTTAATTTCACTCGCCTCTCCCAAAATTTTCACCTCCTAAGCTTTGATCTCGCCCCAATGCAACGTTTTCGGATTAGGTTAGACCAAGAGCTGGTTAAATGGCGCCATAGCGTCGCACACGGTGACCCTCCAGACCTTTCAAACCTTGATATCCGCGGCCACGTCGATTTCGCTGCTGATTTGTTGATCGTGCTTGCTGACGGATTTCAAGAGGCAATGCTGAAACGGGTCTGA
- a CDS encoding MFS transporter yields the protein MKPPGFGLIIPALGIGQIFAWGSSYYLLAVLAGPITRSTGWPLTWVVGGVSLGLLAAGVVSPRVGRMIGRIGGRPVLAMSAVVLAAGLGLLALAQSIPVYLAAWVVIGMGMGGGLYDPAFATLGRIYGEAARPAITTLTLFGGFASTVCWPLSAFLVTHLGWRGACLAYAGLHLLVVLPIYLWALPSEAERAVNVVAPKATAAPVVRRSRTLFVLLATTITLSAMISTLLAVHLLTILQSRGVPLAVAVALGALVGPSQVGARTIELFIARHHHPIWTKIVSTMLVLAGVTVLWASPLFLAAPLVLYGAGIGLESIARGTLPLALFGGADYAVMMGRLAMPSLIVQAAAPSIGAVLLSIYGSNGTLITLMLVAATNFALAVTMFRVFSRAPGHLATQKS from the coding sequence GTGAAACCGCCCGGCTTCGGTCTAATCATCCCGGCGCTCGGCATCGGGCAAATCTTTGCCTGGGGCTCGTCCTACTATCTGCTGGCGGTTCTCGCGGGTCCGATCACGCGCAGCACGGGATGGCCGCTGACCTGGGTCGTCGGCGGTGTCTCGCTTGGTTTGCTGGCGGCTGGTGTGGTTTCTCCACGGGTCGGCCGCATGATCGGACGCATCGGGGGGCGGCCGGTGTTGGCGATGAGCGCCGTCGTGCTGGCGGCCGGTCTGGGGTTGCTGGCCCTCGCTCAGTCGATCCCCGTCTATCTTGCGGCCTGGGTGGTCATTGGCATGGGGATGGGCGGCGGTCTCTACGATCCGGCTTTCGCCACGCTCGGGCGGATTTACGGGGAGGCCGCGCGTCCCGCAATCACCACGCTGACGCTGTTCGGTGGGTTCGCCAGCACCGTGTGCTGGCCTCTCTCGGCCTTCCTCGTGACGCATCTCGGATGGCGCGGCGCCTGCTTGGCTTATGCCGGTCTCCATTTGCTTGTGGTGCTGCCGATCTACCTCTGGGCTCTCCCGAGCGAGGCTGAACGGGCCGTCAACGTCGTTGCCCCCAAGGCGACGGCCGCCCCTGTTGTCCGGCGAAGCCGCACCCTGTTCGTGCTGCTGGCGACGACCATCACGCTGAGCGCGATGATCTCAACGCTTCTGGCCGTGCACCTGCTGACCATCCTGCAATCGCGCGGCGTGCCCCTGGCCGTGGCGGTCGCGCTTGGCGCATTGGTCGGGCCGTCCCAGGTCGGCGCACGGACAATCGAGCTGTTCATCGCCCGTCATCACCATCCGATCTGGACCAAGATTGTCTCGACCATGCTGGTCCTGGCTGGCGTCACCGTCCTCTGGGCGTCTCCGCTTTTCCTCGCCGCGCCCCTGGTGCTCTACGGCGCGGGCATCGGCCTGGAATCCATTGCGCGTGGAACCTTGCCGCTCGCCCTTTTTGGCGGGGCGGACTATGCGGTGATGATGGGCCGGCTGGCGATGCCAAGCCTGATCGTTCAAGCCGCTGCGCCCTCTATCGGGGCTGTCCTCCTCAGCATCTATGGGAGCAACGGCACGCTGATCACGCTGATGCTGGTCGCCGCCACTAACTTTGCCCTGGCGGTCACCATGTTTCGCGTGTTCAGCCGTGCTCCCGGGCACCTCGCCACGCAGAAATCGTGA
- a CDS encoding WGR domain-containing protein: MPKRAKTHSVEPIQLPLFPVEASLVRVRPERNEWRYYRMEIWPDLFGRALLMRQWGRIGTEGHRRLDPYPDGGAAGNALAAILHAKRRRGYQDRLR, encoded by the coding sequence ATGCCCAAACGCGCAAAAACACACTCTGTAGAACCTATCCAGCTTCCACTGTTTCCAGTGGAAGCATCGCTTGTCCGCGTCCGGCCGGAGCGCAACGAGTGGCGCTATTACCGAATGGAGATTTGGCCTGATCTGTTCGGGCGCGCCCTCCTCATGCGCCAGTGGGGGCGCATCGGCACGGAGGGACACCGCCGCCTTGATCCCTATCCTGACGGCGGCGCGGCCGGCAACGCCCTGGCTGCGATCCTGCACGCCAAACGGCGTCGCGGCTATCAGGACCGGTTGCGATGA
- the arsB gene encoding ACR3 family arsenite efflux transporter, with protein sequence MSEAVAVSPGKAPSMGIFERYLTLWVALCIVVGIGLGQALPGVFHALGAATVAHVNLPVAVLVWLMVIPMLLKIDLAALGQVKSHWRGIATTVGINWLVKPFSMALLGWLFIGVVFRPYLPASMIDGYMAGLILLAAAPCTAMVFVWSNLVDGEPHFTLSQVALNDTIMVFAFAPLVALLLGLSSITVPWNTLILSVCLYIIVPVIIAQLWRRMLLSHSGPGEGVAALGRTLRSLAPLSLSALLLTLVLLFGLQGQQIMRQPAVIAMLAVPILIQVYFNAGLAYLVNRRLGVEWCVAGPSALIGASNFFELAVATAIALFGFQSGAALSTVVGVLVEVPVMLSVVSIVRRSRGWYERGQAA encoded by the coding sequence ATGAGCGAGGCGGTCGCGGTATCACCCGGCAAAGCGCCGTCCATGGGAATATTCGAGCGATACCTGACGCTGTGGGTCGCGCTCTGCATTGTTGTCGGCATCGGCCTCGGGCAGGCCCTGCCGGGCGTGTTCCATGCCCTCGGCGCGGCCACGGTCGCGCATGTCAATCTGCCGGTTGCAGTGCTGGTCTGGCTGATGGTGATTCCCATGCTGCTGAAGATCGACCTGGCGGCACTCGGGCAGGTCAAAAGCCACTGGCGCGGGATCGCAACGACGGTCGGGATTAACTGGCTGGTCAAGCCGTTCTCGATGGCGCTGCTAGGCTGGCTGTTCATCGGCGTGGTGTTCCGGCCCTACCTCCCGGCCAGCATGATCGACGGCTATATGGCCGGGCTGATCCTGCTGGCGGCGGCACCCTGCACGGCCATGGTGTTCGTGTGGTCGAACCTCGTGGACGGCGAACCGCATTTCACGCTGAGCCAGGTCGCGCTCAACGACACGATCATGGTGTTCGCCTTCGCGCCGCTCGTGGCGTTGCTGCTCGGCCTGTCCTCGATCACGGTGCCTTGGAATACGCTGATCCTGTCGGTCTGCCTCTACATCATCGTGCCGGTCATCATCGCCCAGCTCTGGCGGCGCATGCTGCTGTCCCATAGCGGGCCAGGCGAGGGTGTGGCGGCGCTCGGCCGGACGCTGCGCAGCCTGGCCCCGCTGTCGCTGTCGGCGTTGCTGTTGACGCTCGTGCTGCTGTTCGGCCTGCAAGGCCAGCAGATCATGCGCCAGCCCGCCGTCATCGCCATGCTGGCGGTGCCGATTTTGATCCAGGTCTATTTCAACGCGGGGCTTGCCTACCTGGTCAATCGCCGCCTCGGTGTCGAATGGTGCGTCGCCGGACCCTCCGCGCTGATCGGGGCCAGCAACTTCTTCGAGCTGGCCGTCGCAACCGCCATTGCCCTGTTCGGCTTTCAATCGGGCGCGGCACTCTCAACGGTCGTCGGCGTGCTGGTGGAAGTGCCTGTCATGCTGTCGGTCGTCTCAATCGTTCGCCGGTCCCGTGGCTGGTATGAGCGGGGACAAGCAGCGTGA
- a CDS encoding type II toxin-antitoxin system RelE/ParE family toxin: MAVLVQEAASHRLDEIYRYTRDHWGHEQADRYIAGLFEAFEHIDSHAVMSRPVPAAFDVDGFMFRYERHVVYWRRLSNGDIGIVTILHERMHQIARFREDFGL, encoded by the coding sequence ATGGCCGTCCTGGTTCAAGAGGCGGCGTCTCATCGCCTCGACGAAATTTATCGCTATACGCGCGACCACTGGGGCCATGAGCAAGCAGACCGTTACATCGCAGGCCTCTTCGAGGCGTTCGAGCACATCGATTCCCACGCGGTGATGTCGCGGCCGGTTCCGGCGGCATTTGATGTCGATGGTTTCATGTTCCGCTACGAGCGGCATGTTGTGTATTGGCGCCGGCTCTCGAACGGAGACATCGGTATCGTCACGATCTTACATGAGCGCATGCACCAGATCGCGAGGTTTCGTGAGGATTTTGGACTATGA
- the cueR gene encoding Cu(I)-responsive transcriptional regulator, with protein sequence MQIGQAAKASGVTAKMIRHYEVIDLIPSAARQDSNYRSYSMTDVHRLKFIRHARDLGFSIVRIRDLLKLWSDRNRSSSEVKAIALAHIAELETKIEHMREMADVLHNLAEACEGNDRPECPIMNSLGGSSFQVRSHNPLSLKKESFE encoded by the coding sequence ATGCAAATCGGCCAAGCCGCTAAGGCGTCCGGGGTCACGGCAAAGATGATCCGGCACTACGAGGTGATCGACCTCATTCCTTCCGCAGCCCGGCAGGACAGCAATTACCGCAGCTACTCAATGACAGATGTTCACCGGCTGAAATTCATCCGGCACGCCCGCGATCTTGGGTTTTCGATAGTCCGTATTCGCGACCTTCTGAAGCTGTGGAGCGACCGGAACCGGAGTAGTTCCGAGGTGAAGGCTATCGCCCTGGCTCATATTGCCGAGCTGGAAACGAAAATCGAGCACATGCGCGAAATGGCAGACGTGCTGCACAACCTCGCCGAGGCCTGTGAAGGCAACGACAGGCCGGAATGCCCCATCATGAATAGCCTTGGCGGCAGTTCATTTCAGGTACGCTCGCACAATCCCTTATCACTCAAAAAGGAATCGTTTGAGTGA